In Miscanthus floridulus cultivar M001 chromosome 8, ASM1932011v1, whole genome shotgun sequence, the sequence CAATCGTACACACCCGAACAACTGTTGGTCGGGCTCGGCCTCCCTCCTGGCCCATTACCATTAGTAATCTCTACCCCCGGGAAACTGAGCCtaacacagatttggtctcccgtaATGGAAAGGTAGGAAACGACTCGGCTTCCTGGACCTTCATCGCACAGAAAGGCCCATATGGAGCTACGGAGTAGAGCCTAATCCATCTCGATCCGCACGACAGCGGGCCACGCTGCAAGGCGCGAGCgcatggccggccggccggcaagGCGGCCCACGTGACACTCGCCCAGCCAGGCCGGCATGTCCTTCGCTCCTTCCTTCCCCACGACGCCGCAGCATGGCCGCCCCAGGAGGCAGACAGACACCACCACCAACCAATCCCCTCGTCTCGCACTCGGCCACATCCCCCGAAACTCCACAAAAATCTCCCCTCCCACCCACGCGGAGggggcagcagccagcagccgcaGCCGCGCGGCGCCACTGCCCTCACCCAAACGCCTCGCCTTGGCCGCCCCCTCGCCGCACCCCACACGGCCACACCCCCCTCCACTCCCCGACCGCGCCGAGCAGAGAGAGGATCACATGGCATCCGCCGTTTCGCTTCTCCTCCTCTCGCCCCCGCGCCAGCTCCGCCGCGACGGCACATCCCGCCTCCTCAGCACCCCGCACCGGCGAGTCCTCCTCTCCGCCCCCACCAGCGCGACCCCTCTTCGGCTCCTctccgccgcgccgcgcgcctccAACAATAACGAGGCCGTGAAGGCGCCCGACCGCCTCGTGGCCGCGGTCGCCTACCTCTACCCGTTCCTCGACGGCGCGCACCACGGCCGCTTCCTCCTCGCGCAGTTCCCCTTCTTCAGCGCGGTGCTCCGCCCGCTGGCCCCCGCGGCAAGGCTTTTCCACTCGTCGCCGCTCAcgcccttcctcctcttcctcacgcTCTACTTCGCCGTCGTGCGGAACCAGCAGGCCTTCTCCCGCTTCGTCCGCTTCAATGCCATGCAGGCCGTCGTGCTCGACGTGCTGCTCATCTTCCCCGACCTGCTCGCGCAGTCGTTCGCGCCCTCCGGTGGGGTCGGGTTCGAGGTCTTCCAGAGCATGGAGAGCACGGTCTTCCTCTTCCTGCTCGTCTCCTTGGTCTACGGCGGGGGCGCCTGCCTGCTCGGGAAGACGCCACGGCTGCCCATTGTCGCAGATGCAGCCGAGCGCCAGGTGATGTGACTACAATTCCTTTCCTTCGAATCATGCTGATGGAAAGGGAAAGGGGATCTGATGATATGCAGAAACATCGCAATGGCTCCTTGGTGCTTGCAGCAAATCACAAGCTTAGTATAGTTTACAATTGCCTTGCTGTTTATATAGGTCTATCAATTGAATGGATGAACTGTGGGAGGTTGATACAATGACGTTGCAACCTAGTGTACTACCATATTTGTTGAATGGACAAATTTTGTGGGAGCAATACGTGTACACTGTTTTACAATCTGAGTTGCATTTACAAATGAGGAGGAATGTCTGAATCAGGGAGCCTTCTGATTACCCCACCTCCGCCAAGCAGCTTCCTTTGTATCCAAACGGAAGCTTAGGTCAGTAACTGTGATTGCAATATAAATAAAAGAATTGCATCAATTGTGAATTTCATCGGCGAAGTCCTGGGTCTGTTGTCGCCATAGTTTGAATTTCAGTTTGAGGTAGAGATCTAGCTTCTTTCGCACCGAAGCTTCTTGGTCACATGGATAGCATCTTCACATTCATGATCCTGTCAAGTGAGGGTAAAAAGAAGTGGTAAAGAAATGACTGATTCTGCGAATAAGCCATGACATAAGTCTAGCAACTTTGTAAACATTAACTTGCTGATATACTTTCATGTGCTATTATTACCTTCAAATCGTCATGTATATTGTTAGGTTCTGTTGCTCTTCTGTCCATACTGATCTCTACAGATATACTAGCTTGAGATGGATCTACTCCCGACCTTTTTAGTGCTTGCGTCAATCTATTTAGCAGCCTGTTATAAATAATGTTTTCTTCTGTTAGTTGCACATATAGCAAAATTATCATCGGTAAGCAACAGTAGTTTAGGAACAAACCCTTGAGAGTAAGCATCAGAAAGACTTTGAGTATCCTCATGGAGAGTTTGTTTCTCGTTCTTGCTTAGTGTTCTGTTGTCTGAATCAGAGGTTGACATGCTCAGCCATGGTGGCTGTTTGCTAGGTATGTTGTTGTCTGCATATTAAAGCTATTAGGCTTAGTAAATCAAGTTCTTGCCATGAGCTGTAGCAAGTGAAAGGTGGTAATGCAATGGAAGGTGGAAACTGGTAACTCACCTGCCCTGCTTTGTGCTGTGCTTGTTGGCTTTTGGGAAGAAATGTCGTTTGCACTAGTTTCTCTAGTGCTTTGTGTGTCGAAGAGAGCAGACGATGCCACTGTAGTTTGCTTGGAACCATACTGTTCTTTGTTCGTATCTTGTGTGGAAGCTGCTAATCCTCCTCCTTGGTTGATATCCTGCGAGACcatgaaaaagaataaagaaaattGCTATCATTGATATATCAGGGGTTCCATACTTCCATGTgatgttccttttcttttttgagGCGTGTGTGGGTGTGTGGAATTACCTCTGTGTTTTTCCAGCATGATCTGTAGTAAACTTTTGCCTAGCAAGGGAAAAAATAGTGGGCAAGTGAGTTAAAATCCAAATGTAGCCTTTTCGGCGTTCTTGTAGAAGCTGTGCATGATTATTGTGCAGTATTATGATGAAAATGGTAACGTGGCTATGTTTTAGTACCCATGGCATGGAGGAGTCCTCGTGATTCTTTTGTGGGTGGGCTGACTCGTACTTTTGGACCTTCTCTTGCAAGAACCTTATGTATTCAATAACCTGCGAGAAAATGTTCCACATGCTAAAATACTTGCTGTAACGTGCTTATCAGGATTCCAGTCTCCCCAGTTGCTGAGATTATTTGTTACTTAGAAatcttttttattattatttttatcctAGTTCCTACTAATGTGTTTTCATAGAATTGAACAAGGAGGATATTGCACCCAAAACTGGGATCAATAGGAGCATTTCAATGTCAACAAGGAGGATATTCCGCCCGCCAGCGCATCTCCGCTCCGGACGCCGACGGCTGGCGTGAGGTCTTGTCGCAGGGGTCGTTAAGCGGTGCCGGAGGGGCACGCCCCGCACGCACTGCATCGACGAACCAGCGGCCCCTACCCGCTATCCGGAGGATCTACGCGGGAAGTGCTTCAACTGTCTCTCCACCGCGCATAGGGTGGCAACCTGCAAGCTGCCTCCACGCTGCCTCCGATGCAAAGGGTTCTGACACCTCGCACGGGACTGTAAGCAGCGGCGGAAGGTGCCTCCTTCCGGCTCCGGCACAGTTGGTGCCCCAGAAGGCCGGCAACGACGCCCTGTCCTAGAGCGTATCTTGGGCAACCGGCCGCGTACTCAGGGCGACACGTCGAGCGCGGCTAGGGCTGTGCCGGGTGCAGTAGCTGCTATGCCAGGTGCGACCATGCGTGGCAGCGGTGGGCGCAGTCGGCGGGGGCGTCGGAGACGTCGACGCCGACTGAAGGGGGACGACACCGCTACGGCAACGAGTGTTGCCACCGACAGTCACGGGCGGTCGACAAGGGCCGCCCAAACGGCATCGGACTCCACCTCGGTCGCTGCTGGAACCGAGGCAAGGCACGGTGGGCTGACCAACGCGACGGGCGTGGTTGAACCCGACCCGTTGACGCTCACGTTGTACCTGGGCACCACATAGGATCGCGGCATCTCGAAGGACCCGATGGTTGAGGAGTTCGCAGCCTCGCTCGTCGGCAGACAAATCGTCGCGTGGCCTTCCCTTGAGCACCTCCCGTCAACTTCGACGACCCCCAGCTTTCGGATGAGGCACCGGCGGTGGTGGCCCCCCAGCTGGAGGATGCGGTAGCCTCCTGTGTGCTGCGGACACCACCCCCACGCCTTGTTCAGCGGGCAGTGGACTCGACGAAGACACGCGGTCGACCTCACGGTGGATGGCCCTTCCAGTTCACCACCAGGGGTTACCCTCCAGGCTGTGGATAACGACGACTCTGGCAAAAGACGCCTCGACAGCTTCATCAACAATGTCACGCGTAAGAGGGACTATCCGCTGATTCGCGAGCCTCCCAAGCAGCCTCCTGCTAAGCCGGTACTGCCGTGGCGGAGCAGGCGGTTGGCGGCTCAGAGCCTCTCCCAAGTGCCAGCTTCCAAGCGAGGTGAGGTGCTGATCATGCAGCGTATGGGCTACACCAGGGGTCCATCTGCGTCATCCGCTTCGGAGTTGGAGGCTTTTGACAGGCTCTTCGACGGCAACCTGACTACGTCTGAAGCCGAGGCGTGGACGACCTCTTCCCGGCCGTTGGAAAGACACCGTTCAGGCAGTCACGAAGACGCAAGGCCACAAGCTGCGTTGATATTGATTGTTTctttttatgtaatatcgaaacaTGAGGTCTTTTGCTAGGATGGTCCAGCTTCGGTTGTGTCAGGTCGACCTCCTTTGGTGCTCGATAGAAGCGCGTTGTATGTTTCTTTAAaggcaacgtatcaggtgcaGACCAACCAATCtgtgcaaacttggaaactaccaatcaggaccactagatgccgatccaatggatggggtgagaggtgggatttttttgcaCTTAAGCCCCCCACCTGccggtcttttttttttttttgcgcttaagccctctcaccccatccattggatcaacatTTAGTGATCATGATTGGTAATTTCCTCACAGGTTAGTTAGTTTGCACCTGATATATTGTCTTCTTTAAACTCTTCTCCTTAATACAATGAcctttgcgtattcgagaaaaaaagttCGCTATGAGATTTCTGTCGTGGGAAGGTTAGCGATCTATTTACCTCAAGAAGGAAAGATGCCTTGTCCCTCTTCTGATCACCGTGTGGCATGAGTTCCCGAAGTATTTCGAGCCTAAACCAGAGCATACACATGTTAAAATACATTTCCAATATCGCATCTCATGTATCAGCTGTTGGGGGAAAAAATCAAGATTTGTGTGTTGATGACAAGTTACATGTCATGATGTAACTATAACATGTTGAGCAGGCAGCTGGTTCACTCAGTTTCACTATGTTCTGGCTAAATCGATTTTTTACTTTCTGATCTGCTGAATGTAATTCAAAATGGAGATTCGACCTCAGCGAGCTTGCCTGTCATTTATCTTTGTCCTTCTCCGCTGCTCCGTAGCGGAATGCTTGGATCTCGGTGTGCTGGGCCCCTGATCAGCGCTGCTGCCGCTGCTTCTGcttctcccctcccctcctctcgcgCCTGAACATGCAGGGCGGTGTAATAAAGGGTCTGAATTCTGAAAGACTGAACCCAATCCAAGTGAACAAAAACAGCAGCATATGGAGTATATAGCAATTTTACCTCTGGATCTttggtccatgccagaatcttgCCACATTGTGGCCGGACCGCTGTGAGCCCTGGCTCCCGATTCTGTTCCGTGCGGCGGGCCCTCCGTTCTGGAAACATGGACGGCAGGAGGAAAGGCACCCCTGACGacgacgccatggccggcggcttcTCCCCTCGACTGAGTCGCAGCAGATGCCACCTGCCTGATGCTGAACGTCCCGACGCCACCCGGTAAGACACGCTCCTCCGAGTCCGCCTCCAACCCCGACGACGGTGCCACGCCGATCGCTCCGCcgctgtcgccgtcgccgccgccgcgccgcttgCCCAGCTTCAGGGGCTTCAGTGAATTGTATACCCCCAATTCGTACCCTGCAGCTGCAGTGAAATGGCTTAGGTTATCATTACGTAGTAAGTCGACGTGAATTATGAACCGAGACGCTTGCATACCTTGGGAGGAATGCTGCACCGGCGACGAGGAGCCTCCTCCGGTGTGGAGCGACAGGAAATCGTGAGCCGGCTTCTCTCCTGCGGATCACGGGCACGTCAAATTCAGCGGAAGAGAGAGTAGTGAAGGTAGAGAGGCCAGCTTAGCGGTGAGAGCAAGACGAAGAAAGGAACACGTCGAAGCCTCTAGCTAGCTCTGACGACATCCATTCTAGCTAGTCCGTACCTTGGAAGAGCTGCATTTTGGCACGCGCGCGGGCACGGGAACCGAGAGATCTCtggcgcctgcctgcctgccaaaGCCTGCCGCTGCAGCAGAAAGATGGTGCCTGGATCTTGCTGCCTGCTGGCTAGTACCGACGCCCGACGGAATGTGTGGCGAATTCGGCTGTCGACTCCGCTCCGCGGAGCTTATTATAGTCAGGTGGAGGAGGGAGCGGGGAGCCAGGGGGATGAGATCGAAGATGGCCGAGAGGTAAGCCTGCTGTCTGTCAGCCTGTCAGTGTGTCTGATTGTGTCTTCAGTGTTTTATCTCTTGAAATGTGGAGTATCTTCGAAACTTTATACTACAACATAACAGCAACTCAGCAAGGAGGTCAGATATGATTATGTgcaggcacggagccagcggtggggctaggggggctccagccccccccccACCGCTCACGAGCAAGCGAAGCCCCGTAGAGCCGACATCtgaaatttcagctgtagatgtacaggtaggaggggttgagatttgctgaacctctttttttttgctaattgccgttgtttagcccctcctaaattttttgttAGCTTTGTCCCTGATTATGTGAAGGCTTTTAGCGTGTCTAGCACGCTGGGCTGCTACGTGCCTGTCGGCAAAGTAACTACAAACATGTCCGGGATGAATAATGATCCTAATGAATTAACGGCTAGCGCGTGTTCGATGACagccagtggcggatgcacgatgcgggataagggagggctaaaacaatggagatgttgatttgcatgaagatttaatgatgaaatcaagcttttgctataGTGATTAGGCGAAATCAAGAcattaggggggctggagccccccagctcccctttggatccgccactgatGACAGCTGACGTTACCACCGCTAATTGCGGCACAAACGATAGCATAAGCAACCGATCCAACTCCCTTGGAGTAAAAAAACCATGAAAATACCACTGCTCACGCTCACGTAGGAGAAAActggatgagagagagagagagagaggagcggaAAGGAAGAGGCTCCTCCGTCCGTCCAGGCTAGCTCACGTGCTCCACCAGTGCGGAGACGAAGCTGTACACCGCCTTGCCGGTGGGCCTTCCTTGCCTGCCCGGCCgcccctttcctttcctttccctctcctctccccatCCGATCCGTTGCGCGCACATGCCCAGCCACCGaggctgctgctggtgctggctGCGCTGCGCGAGACACCCGCGCTTTCcggctagctagctagcaagcTAGGTGGCGCGTCACGCGTGGTCGATCGCGTGCCTCTCCGCCTCCGCTCCCGCTCCGCGCGCGCTCACAGTCACAGGCCGGCCTCATGCTCATGTGCCGCGCGCGTCGTGCTAGCGCGCCTAGCAAACCACCAATTGGTCGAGCGCGACATGCACCGCCGCGCTGCGCCGGCCTGGCCTAGCTTCACGCACGCACGAGGCACGATCCGCGAGCCAGCTAGCTAGCGCGCGCACCTGCCGGTGCCGATCCATCCTGCTGCTGATGCCGCCAGCTAGCCAGCCAGCGCGCTTCGCCACGTTGCTGCCGCCCTCCACCAgcggggtggtggtggtggcggcggccttTACAACCAGGAGCCCCTCGAGAGCGATCCAAAAGTAGTGCGCCAATGTGGCTAGCTTAGCTAGAGCACGAGAGCTCGCTCGATCTCATGGCATGACCGCGCGGGACGGACCGGATCGATCGGCCGGGCGGCCGGGCGGGGAGACACGGCACGTTCGACCGCGACGCGTGGCCTGCCCTGGCTCTGGTGTACCCGGCCGGCGCCACGGCGCGCGCGGAGACGATGGGGGCGGTGAGTGAGATGAGGTGGGCGCGCCACGTCACGTCACGGCGGATCAGCGCGTGTACGATGTGCCCCGGCCGACGCAGCTGCTGCTGCCCGGCCTATGCGTGCATGCGCCTGTCGCCGTCAGCGATCGCGCGTAGGTACCACGGTGCACGTGCCGCCGCTGGTGGGGCGACGCCTACTACTACATGGGTCCGGCTCCGGCCGGTCCATCAACGGTGACACGGACGGTGCGGTGCATGCATGAACCCAACAAACGTACTGCGCGGTCCCATGATCGCATCACCTGCAGTTTGCTGTAGCACACGTACGGTACCTCCGTCCGTCCCTCCCTGGCGCGTGAAGTGAAAGTGAAACTGAACTCAAACCACGGGCGTCTCGCCAACAACCATGGCCCGTGTGCGTCGACTCACTCAAGTCACCTGCGCGATCAAATCTGGCGAAGCGATGGATAGCTAGCCAGCTCGTGTTCATCGCCCCGTTGGCTTGACTTATAAGCTgtatttttttagccaacgaacagtatttttctctcacaacaaatcaacaaacGGTG encodes:
- the LOC136478013 gene encoding protein TIC 20-v, chloroplastic-like, which produces MASAVSLLLLSPPRQLRRDGTSRLLSTPHRRVLLSAPTSATPLRLLSAAPRASNNNEAVKAPDRLVAAVAYLYPFLDGAHHGRFLLAQFPFFSAVLRPLAPAARLFHSSPLTPFLLFLTLYFAVVRNQQAFSRFVRFNAMQAVVLDVLLIFPDLLAQSFAPSGGVGFEVFQSMESTVFLFLLVSLVYGGGACLLGKTPRLPIVADAAERQVM
- the LOC136478012 gene encoding transcription factor BIM2-like isoform X1; protein product: MQLFQGEKPAHDFLSLHTGGGSSSPVQHSSQAAGYELGVYNSLKPLKLGKRRGGGDGDSGGAIGVAPSSGLEADSEERVLPGGVGTFSIRQVASAATQSRGEAAGHGVVVRGAFPPAVHVSRTEGPPHGTESGARAHSGPATMWQDSGMDQRSRGARGGEGRSRSSGSSADQGPSTPRSKHSATEQRRRTKINDRLEILRELMPHGDQKRDKASFLLEVIEYIRFLQEKVQKYESAHPQKNHEDSSMPWAKVYYRSCWKNTEDINQGGGLAASTQDTNKEQYGSKQTTVASSALFDTQSTRETSANDISSQKPTSTAQSRADNNIPSKQPPWLSMSTSDSDNRTLSKNEKQTLHEDTQSLSDAYSQGLLNRLTQALKRSGVDPSQASISVEISMDRRATEPNNIHDDLKDHECEDAIHVTKKLRCERS
- the LOC136478012 gene encoding transcription factor BIM1-like isoform X2, producing MQLFQGEKPAHDFLSLHTGGGSSSPVQHSSQAAGYELGVYNSLKPLKLGKRRGGGDGDSGGAIGVAPSSGLEADSEERVLPGGVGTFSIRQVASAATQSRGEAAGHGVVVRGAFPPAVHVSRTEGPPHGTESGARAHSGPATMWQDSGMDQRSRGARGGEGRSRSSGSSADQGPSTPRSKHSATEQRRRTKINDRLEILRELMPHGDQKRDKASFLLEDINQGGGLAASTQDTNKEQYGSKQTTVASSALFDTQSTRETSANDISSQKPTSTAQSRADNNIPSKQPPWLSMSTSDSDNRTLSKNEKQTLHEDTQSLSDAYSQGLLNRLTQALKRSGVDPSQASISVEISMDRRATEPNNIHDDLKDHECEDAIHVTKKLRCERS